One segment of Theobroma cacao cultivar B97-61/B2 chromosome 9, Criollo_cocoa_genome_V2, whole genome shotgun sequence DNA contains the following:
- the LOC18590865 gene encoding uncharacterized protein LOC18590865 isoform X2, whose product MGTEKKVVSGEHEVGGAASQGTVSVPVQQVEDSTGITEETTHAHHWKRSNLILEIPSRTLEDSSQESVVIKMPPAPSLTPRKVNFLLTPSPSDARISGSPGPSSSRGKSSLKSLLPKLSFKHRSINLDIEKAANFAPESSSTSLREKPSISRTLSLTKIFTPRINRTSSLPVTHIAQSNLESAGSGSLGSSVNSSRKGNVLQISRSLSVPVNDKEGNLRRMDSFFRVVPSTPQVKEGEISSSASLGPDDENSDPDGEDIPEEEAVCRICMVELCEGGETLKMECSCKGELALAHKDCAVKWFTIKGNKTCDVCKQEVQNLPVTLLRIQSMRARNAGTSRGLQADVHGYRIWQEVPVLVIVSMLAYFCFLEQLLVGKMGTGAIAISLPFSCVLGLLSSMTSSTMVNRRFVWVYASIQFALVVFFAHIFYSLVKVQAILSILLATFSGFGVAMSGSSIVVEILRWRRRWQAWSEEQHHSSQLLTRPPVQSPRAVNSPRRGPNVNQQNAGS is encoded by the exons atggGGACTGAAAAGAAAGTTGTGTCTGGGGAACATGAAGTGGGAGGTGCTGCAAGCCAAGGAACAGTTTCTGTTCCTGTTCAACAG GTTGAAGATTCAACGGGAATAACTGAGGAAACAACCCATGCTCATCATTGGAAGCGAAGCAATCTCATTCTAGAGATACCCTCAAGAACTTTGGAAGACTCCTCTCAAGAGTCTGTCGTAATAAAGATGCCCCCAGCACCTAGTCTGACTCCCAGGAAAGTGAATTTTCTCTTGACTCCTAGTCCATCTGATGCAAGAATTAGTGGGTCCCCAGGTCCCTCCTCATCTAGAGGCAAATCATCCTTGAAGAGTCTCTTACCAAAACTAAGCTTCAAGCATAGAAGTATTAATTTGGATATTGAGAAGGCTGCAAACTTTGCTCCAGAATCTTCTTCTACTTCACTAAGAGAGAAGCCTTCCATCTCAAGGACATTGTCACTTACAAAGATATTTACTCCTCGGATAAATAGGACATCGTCACTACCTGTAACTCATATTGCACAATCAAACTTGGAGTCTGCAGGCAGTGGAAGCCTAGGCAGCTCTGTAAATTCTAGT AGGAAGGGAAACGTGCTGCAGATATCTCGCTCACTTTCAGTCCCTGTAAACGACAAAGAAGGAAACTTAAGGAGAATGGATTCATTTTTTCGTGTGGTTCCCTCAACTCCACAAGTAAAAGAAGGAGAGATAAGTTCAAGTGCTTCTTTGGGACCTGATGATG AAAACAGTGACCCTGATGGGGAGGACATACCTGAAGAAGAGGCTGTTTGTAGAATTTGTATGGTTGAATTATGTGAAGGAGGTGAAACACTTAAGATGGAATGCAGCTGCAAAGGTGAACTAGCTTTGGCCCACAAAGACTGTGCTGTGAAATGGTTTACCATCAAAGGCAACAAGACCTGTGATGTGTGCAAGCAAGAGGTTCAAAACCTACCTGTCACTCTTTTACGAATCCAAAGTATGCGAGCTCGAAATGCTGGAACAAGTAGAGGTCTTCAGGCTGATGTTCATGGATACAG GATTTGGCAGGAGGTCCCTGTTCTTGTTATTGTCAGCATGCttgcatatttttgttttcttgagCAACTTCTG GTTGGAAAAATGGGCACTGGAGCAATTGCTATATCTCTTCCATTTTCTTGTGTGCTAGGCCTCCTTTCATCCATGACTTCATCAACAATGG TGAATCGAAGATTTGTCTGGGTTTACGCATCAATTCAATTTgctttggtggttttctttgctcatatattttattctttg GTTAAAGTGCAAGCAATTCTATCAATTCTCCTTGCAACATTTTCTGGATTTGGTGTTGCGATGAGTGGGAGTTCTATCGTTGTCGAGATCCTACGATGGCGAAGACGATGGCAGGCCTGGTCAGAGGAGCAGCATCACAGTTCCCAACTGTTGACTCGACCACCAGTCCAATCCCCTAGAGCTGTTAATTCACCTCGGAGAGGTCCTAATGTAAACCAGCAGAACGCCGGCAGCTGA
- the LOC18590865 gene encoding uncharacterized protein LOC18590865 isoform X1, whose translation MGTEKKVVSGEHEVGGAASQGTVSVPVQQVEDSTGITEETTHAHHWKRSNLILEIPSRTLEDSSQESVVIKMPPAPSLTPRKVNFLLTPSPSDARISGSPGPSSSRGKSSLKSLLPKLSFKHRSINLDIEKAANFAPESSSTSLREKPSISRTLSLTKIFTPRINRTSSLPVTHIAQSNLESAGSGSLGSSVNSSLSVSLQRKGNVLQISRSLSVPVNDKEGNLRRMDSFFRVVPSTPQVKEGEISSSASLGPDDENSDPDGEDIPEEEAVCRICMVELCEGGETLKMECSCKGELALAHKDCAVKWFTIKGNKTCDVCKQEVQNLPVTLLRIQSMRARNAGTSRGLQADVHGYRIWQEVPVLVIVSMLAYFCFLEQLLVGKMGTGAIAISLPFSCVLGLLSSMTSSTMVNRRFVWVYASIQFALVVFFAHIFYSLVKVQAILSILLATFSGFGVAMSGSSIVVEILRWRRRWQAWSEEQHHSSQLLTRPPVQSPRAVNSPRRGPNVNQQNAGS comes from the exons atggGGACTGAAAAGAAAGTTGTGTCTGGGGAACATGAAGTGGGAGGTGCTGCAAGCCAAGGAACAGTTTCTGTTCCTGTTCAACAG GTTGAAGATTCAACGGGAATAACTGAGGAAACAACCCATGCTCATCATTGGAAGCGAAGCAATCTCATTCTAGAGATACCCTCAAGAACTTTGGAAGACTCCTCTCAAGAGTCTGTCGTAATAAAGATGCCCCCAGCACCTAGTCTGACTCCCAGGAAAGTGAATTTTCTCTTGACTCCTAGTCCATCTGATGCAAGAATTAGTGGGTCCCCAGGTCCCTCCTCATCTAGAGGCAAATCATCCTTGAAGAGTCTCTTACCAAAACTAAGCTTCAAGCATAGAAGTATTAATTTGGATATTGAGAAGGCTGCAAACTTTGCTCCAGAATCTTCTTCTACTTCACTAAGAGAGAAGCCTTCCATCTCAAGGACATTGTCACTTACAAAGATATTTACTCCTCGGATAAATAGGACATCGTCACTACCTGTAACTCATATTGCACAATCAAACTTGGAGTCTGCAGGCAGTGGAAGCCTAGGCAGCTCTGTAAATTCTAGT TTGTCAGTTTCTTTGCAGAGGAAGGGAAACGTGCTGCAGATATCTCGCTCACTTTCAGTCCCTGTAAACGACAAAGAAGGAAACTTAAGGAGAATGGATTCATTTTTTCGTGTGGTTCCCTCAACTCCACAAGTAAAAGAAGGAGAGATAAGTTCAAGTGCTTCTTTGGGACCTGATGATG AAAACAGTGACCCTGATGGGGAGGACATACCTGAAGAAGAGGCTGTTTGTAGAATTTGTATGGTTGAATTATGTGAAGGAGGTGAAACACTTAAGATGGAATGCAGCTGCAAAGGTGAACTAGCTTTGGCCCACAAAGACTGTGCTGTGAAATGGTTTACCATCAAAGGCAACAAGACCTGTGATGTGTGCAAGCAAGAGGTTCAAAACCTACCTGTCACTCTTTTACGAATCCAAAGTATGCGAGCTCGAAATGCTGGAACAAGTAGAGGTCTTCAGGCTGATGTTCATGGATACAG GATTTGGCAGGAGGTCCCTGTTCTTGTTATTGTCAGCATGCttgcatatttttgttttcttgagCAACTTCTG GTTGGAAAAATGGGCACTGGAGCAATTGCTATATCTCTTCCATTTTCTTGTGTGCTAGGCCTCCTTTCATCCATGACTTCATCAACAATGG TGAATCGAAGATTTGTCTGGGTTTACGCATCAATTCAATTTgctttggtggttttctttgctcatatattttattctttg GTTAAAGTGCAAGCAATTCTATCAATTCTCCTTGCAACATTTTCTGGATTTGGTGTTGCGATGAGTGGGAGTTCTATCGTTGTCGAGATCCTACGATGGCGAAGACGATGGCAGGCCTGGTCAGAGGAGCAGCATCACAGTTCCCAACTGTTGACTCGACCACCAGTCCAATCCCCTAGAGCTGTTAATTCACCTCGGAGAGGTCCTAATGTAAACCAGCAGAACGCCGGCAGCTGA
- the LOC18590866 gene encoding yrdC domain-containing protein, mitochondrial isoform X1 has product MNLSTRLGGKLPLFFNTRVPLRGVPKLGFVPFLQQKRRFRGGFSKKMGSNVERCEVGVESKLGLVHPATKFYADEAVIALKAGKVIAVPTDTLYGFACDACSSEAVNKIYEIKGRKHTSPLAICVGDVPDIKRFAVTDHLPYGLLDSLLPGPVTVVLGRGESSILEKSLNPGLDSIGVRVPDSDFIRIIARDAESALALTSANLSGQPSSVSINDFENLWEHCAYVYDGGVLPAGRAGSTVVDLTKPGKYKILRPGSAKEETVAILEKYSLLEEAASR; this is encoded by the exons ATGAACCTTTCCACAAGATTGGGAGGAAAGCTGCCTCTTTTTTTCAACACTCGTGTTCCTCTCAGAG GGGTGCCCAAGTTGGGGTTTGTTCCATTTTTGCAACAGAAGAGGAGATTTCGAGgtggtttttcaaagaaaatggGTTCCAATGTGGAAAGGTGCGAGGTGGGTGTTGAAAGCAAGTTGGGGTTGGTTCACCCTGCAACAAAATTCTATGCTGATGAAGCTGTTATAGCTCTCAAAGCTGGGAAAGTTATTGCAGTGCCTACGGATACACTTTACGGATTCGCTTGTGATGCTTG TTCTTCAGAAGCAGTAAATAAGATTTACGAGATCAAAGGACGCAAGCATACCAGTCCTCTTGCGATCTGTGTTGGGGATGTGCCAGACATAAAGCGCTTTGCTGTCACAGACCATTTACCTTATGGCTTACTTGATTCTCTGCTGCCTGGACCCGTTACTGTTGTGCTAGGGCGAG GGGAATCAAGCATTCTTGAGAAGTCCTTGAACCCAGGATTAGATAGCATAGGAGTGCGAGTACCTGACTCTGACTTCATTAGGATTATTGCCCGCGATGCAGAAAGTGCACTGGCTCTTACAAGTGCTAACCTAAGTGGGCAGCCTAGTAGTGTGAGCATCAACGATTTTGAGAACCTGTGGGAACACTGTGCATATGTTTATGATGGTGGTGTGCTTCCAGCAGGCCGTGCTGGTTCAACGGTTGTGGACCTTACTAAGCCAGGAAAATACAAGATTCTTAGACCTGGAAG TGCTAAGGAAGAAACCGTTGCAATCCTTGAGAAGTATTCTCTTCTTGAAGAAGCAGCAAGTCGTTGA
- the LOC18590866 gene encoding yrdC domain-containing protein, mitochondrial isoform X2 has translation MGSNVERCEVGVESKLGLVHPATKFYADEAVIALKAGKVIAVPTDTLYGFACDACSSEAVNKIYEIKGRKHTSPLAICVGDVPDIKRFAVTDHLPYGLLDSLLPGPVTVVLGRGESSILEKSLNPGLDSIGVRVPDSDFIRIIARDAESALALTSANLSGQPSSVSINDFENLWEHCAYVYDGGVLPAGRAGSTVVDLTKPGKYKILRPGSAKEETVAILEKYSLLEEAASR, from the exons atggGTTCCAATGTGGAAAGGTGCGAGGTGGGTGTTGAAAGCAAGTTGGGGTTGGTTCACCCTGCAACAAAATTCTATGCTGATGAAGCTGTTATAGCTCTCAAAGCTGGGAAAGTTATTGCAGTGCCTACGGATACACTTTACGGATTCGCTTGTGATGCTTG TTCTTCAGAAGCAGTAAATAAGATTTACGAGATCAAAGGACGCAAGCATACCAGTCCTCTTGCGATCTGTGTTGGGGATGTGCCAGACATAAAGCGCTTTGCTGTCACAGACCATTTACCTTATGGCTTACTTGATTCTCTGCTGCCTGGACCCGTTACTGTTGTGCTAGGGCGAG GGGAATCAAGCATTCTTGAGAAGTCCTTGAACCCAGGATTAGATAGCATAGGAGTGCGAGTACCTGACTCTGACTTCATTAGGATTATTGCCCGCGATGCAGAAAGTGCACTGGCTCTTACAAGTGCTAACCTAAGTGGGCAGCCTAGTAGTGTGAGCATCAACGATTTTGAGAACCTGTGGGAACACTGTGCATATGTTTATGATGGTGGTGTGCTTCCAGCAGGCCGTGCTGGTTCAACGGTTGTGGACCTTACTAAGCCAGGAAAATACAAGATTCTTAGACCTGGAAG TGCTAAGGAAGAAACCGTTGCAATCCTTGAGAAGTATTCTCTTCTTGAAGAAGCAGCAAGTCGTTGA